A window of Drosophila subobscura isolate 14011-0131.10 chromosome E, UCBerk_Dsub_1.0, whole genome shotgun sequence contains these coding sequences:
- the LOC117891725 gene encoding pickpocket protein 28 gives MESSGTPQRQGSSMFLLRSFGRSLKEFLKSTGLHGLKFVGDSSLSSWERSFFFCSFVVALVVTCNLIVNIYAKWDSTPVIIGISPQATSILKVPFPAITICNMNQVQSSQVSHYREGSDESAILKLLCNSEMEDSEDLDDDVSRFNFAQNTLRISDFVSNHSQHCDKMLLYCRFNAVEHNCSHLFQQLMTDEGLCCVFNFQPPEFLYKPFSNSRRNLTMKNGFQAVKWNPETGYPDKLPTKYYPATAIGTGITLGFSAVLDAQMSEYYCSSTNGPGFKVYFHNPTEVPVVKEAGLITAIGFETNYRMEVVRAEAVPAIRSISRDGRQCLFGNEKDLIFYKTYTRLNCEHECMAGYLYESCACIPFDYPQIYSNATTCGMRDTLCLRRAQQAAIRPGWVKCRQQCLPGCFDLSYMASGFSFPLATSKFQLANPLVESINKSYLSENIAVINVYYRESVYYGNMKNAYVGLTEFLSNIGGVMGLFMGFSVISLAEIFYFLLLKPLVELFLWKRAAQVDAQKSIKHNAFAIEQPEIIDNKAIVWHTRELYPQGLKLKLSRTVKRNRNKTNVFAQ, from the exons ATGGAATCTTCGGGTACACCACAAAGGCAGGGATCCTCCATGTTTCTGTTGAGGAGTTTTGGCAGGAGTCTCAAGGAATTCCTCAAGAGCACGGGACTGCATGGTCTGAAGTTTGTGGGAGATTCCAGTCTCAGCAGTTGGGAGAG atccttcttcttttgttcATTTGTGGTCGCCTTGGTGGTCACGTGCAACCTCATCGTGAACATCTACGCCAAGTGGGATAGCACACCGGTGATAATTGGGATCAGTCCACAGGCCACATCCATTTTGAAAGTTCCCTTTCCGGCCATCACCATATGCAACATGAATCAGGTTCAGAGCAGCCAAGTGTCGCATTACAGAGA GGGCTCGGATGAGAGCGCAATTTTGAAGCTGTTATGCAACTCCGAAATGGAGGACTCTGAAGACCTTGACGATGACGTGTCCCGTTTCAACTTTGCCCAGAATACCCTCAGGATATCTGATTTCGTTTCGAACCACTCCCAGCACTGCGATAAGATGCTGCTTTACTGCCGATTCAATGCCGTGGAGCACAACTGCTCGCACCTGTTCCAGCAGCTCATGACGGACGAGGGCCTGTGCTGTGTATTCAACTTTCAGCCCCCAGAGTTCCTCTACAAGCCATT TTCAAATAGCAGACGAAATTTGACAATGAAGAATGGTTTCCAGGCGGTCAAATGGAATCCAGAGACAGGCTATCCCGACAAATTACCAACCAAATATTACCCAGCGACAGCAATTG GGACTGGAATTACACTGGGATTTAGTGCTGTTCTCGATGCGCAGATGAGCGAGTACTACTGCTCCTCGACCAATGGTCCGGGCTTCAAG GTCTACTTCCACAATCCAACCGAAGTGCCTGTTGTCAAGGAGGCAGGACTCATCACAGCCATTGGCTTTGAAACCAACTACCGTATGGAGGTGGTACGAGCGGAGGCAGTGCCAGCAATTCGCTCCATTTCGCGGGATGGCCGTCAGTGCCTGTTTGGAAACGAGAAGGACCTGATATTCTACAAGACCTACACGCGGCTCAATTGCGAGCACGAATGCATGGCCGGATACTTGTACGAGTCCTGCGCCTGCATTCCCTTCGACTATCCGCAGATCTACAGCAATGCCACAACGTGTGGCATGAGGGACACTCTCTGCCTGCGTCGGGCCCAACAGGCAGCCATCCGACCGGGATGGGTCAAGTGCCGGCAGCAGTGCCTGCCCGGCTGTTTCGACCTTAGCTACATGGCCAGCGGCTTCTCCTTTCCCCTGGCCACCAGCAAATTCCAACTGGCCAATCCGCTGGTGGAGAGCATCAACAAATCGTATCTGAGTGAGAATATAGCCGTCATCAATGTCTACTACCGCGAGTCCGTCTACTATGGCAACATGAAAAACGCCTACGTGGGACTGACAGAGTTCCTGT CTAACATTGGTGGAGTGATGGGCCTCTTTATGGGCTTCAGCGTAATCTCTTTGGCGGAAATCTTTTACTTTCTCCTTCTGAAACCTCTCGTGGAGCTGTTCCTATGGAAAAGGGCCGCCCAGGTTGATGCACAAAAATCCATAAAGCATAATGCATTTGCCATAGAACAACCAGAGATTATCGATAATAAAGCCATAGTCTGGCACACACGAGAGCTGTATCCCCAGGGTCTAAAGCTAAAACTCAGCAGAACAGTAAAGAGAAAccgaaataaaacaaatgtatTCGCCCAGTGA
- the LOC117891731 gene encoding probable palmitoyltransferase ZDHHC24, translating to MKIRSNPLPRRLADVLCFLLIGVFLPIVFIFEIVVVLPAFHEPGGFFHTFTFLMAMFLVFNIKGNMIACMMIDTSVDVKQVEPPPEQSAERLEWRECTECNRLAPPRSWHCKICGACILKRDHHCLYTGCCIGHRNHRFFMGFIFYLFLGSVYALVYNSIYMWIIHGSIYCNWLTLLKLTCPMLLLVTGGFWTNIYLLFYSLNVLALAYGVLLLGYHGPIVLRGGVSADRTKQRKLKYKRGVRENLRSVFGVRMHIAWLSPLIRSDLPGDGYHWKASNSTTAK from the exons atgaaaatccGGAGCAATCCGCTGCCCCGGCGACTGGCAGATGTCTTGTGCTTCCTGCTCATCGGCGTGTTTCTGCCGATTGTGTTCATATTCGAGATAGTTGTGGTGCTGCCAGCATTTCACGAGCCGGGCGGCTTCTTCCACACCTTCACCTTCCTCATGGCCATGTTTCTGGTGTTCAACATTAAGGGGAACATGATTGCCTGCATGATGATCGACACCAGCGTTGACG TCAAGCAAGTGGAGCCGCCGCCTGAGCAGTCGGCAGAGCGTCTTGAGTGGCGCGAGTGCACAGAGTGCAATCGACTGGCCCCGCCCAGATCGTGGCATTGCAAGATTTGCGGCGCTTGCATACTGAAGCGGGATCACCACTGCCTCTACACGGGCTGCTGCATCGGCCACCGTAACCACCGTTTTTTCATGGGCTTTATTTTCTACCTGTTTTTGGGTTCCGTTTACGCCCTGGTCTACAACTCGATCTACATGTGGATCATCCATGGCAGCATATACTGCAATTGGCTGACGCTCCTCAAGCTCACCTgccccatgctgctgctggtgaccGGCGGCTTCTGGACCAACATCTACCTGCTCTTCTACAGCCTCAATGTGCTGGCCCTGGCGTATGGCGTCCTCCTGTTGGGCTACCATGGGCCCATTGTGCTCCGTGGCGGAGTCTCCGCCGATCGCACAAAGCAGCGAAAGCTCAAGTACAAACGAGGAGTCAGGGAAAACCTGAGAAGTGTCTTTGGGGTGCGCATGCACATAGCCTGGCTATCTCCGCTCATTCGCAGCGATCTACCCGGCGATGGCTACCACTGGAAGGCCTCTAACTCTACCACCGCCAAGTAG
- the LOC117891734 gene encoding uncharacterized protein LOC117891734 produces MDKVALLLMLLAILLAADALGYSVQFGMMHPLAVPIYEAEMCPNKSEKFLDVEYRQKDKLISNINLILVMDQGQVEWLVDASILTGGIGCNYTTLRLSCSQPEEAKVTVLIYGLPRSDASKIHIS; encoded by the exons ATGGACAAAGTCgcgctgttgctgatgctgttggcAATTCTTCTCGCCGCTGATGCTCTTGGCTACTCGGTGCAGTTTGGTATGATGCACCCACTGGCTGTGCCCATTTATGAGGCGGAAATGTGCCCCAATAAATCTGAAAAGTTTCTCGATGTGGAGTACAGGCAAAAG GACAAATTGATTTCCAATATTAACCTGATTTTGGTCATGGACCAGGGTCAAGTGGAATGGCTGGTGGATGCATCCATACTCACTGGCGGAATCGGCTGCAACTACACCACCCTGCGATTgagctgcagccagccagaggaAGCGAAAGTCACGGTACTCATCTACGGACTGCCAAGGAGCGACGCCTCAAAAATACACATATCCTAA
- the LOC117891724 gene encoding DNA repair protein RAD50 → MSSIEKLSIQGVRSFGSNAEDLQSLTFSSPVTLILGENGCGKTTVIECLKNALTGECPPGSDRGKSFVHDPKIFGLNESLAQIKMQVRDKCGARVSICRTMKVSSKRGKVSFETMDSTINFLADAGNTKRDNQNSLSGRTENIDLAISDFMGVSKAIINNVLFCHQEDSSWPLDEAKKLKEKFDAIFGITEYNKALDKVIKMRKESLDKLNVMKAEMKHVAYLKQEMEVKTLGLQKAQSKCESIKAQCSACEEEMKPIENRLREIRDIEYEIGKHQAQKVELDTKHKNCKEQISAISRKIKTHFEGSLVELDLEIRNFDQRMSEMRHKRSETEEQLSELKKSHAEVHQTQTAQDKKCCLAKQQLQSEQACKTQLVKRVKDFCKELQISIPGDLVAEPEKLVNLLHDIEVVIMSKLCEITEVSDHNDSADKARQAKIDELRIDLTKSEQGVTAQDKQKEASKREKETLEVKIQQIETSMQQLKLLEKQIADADAIYERTSKDFNQENFREIIADKKISIAQKQALFKKLDEQLTFLGSMAKLVAEMNLKEKELEKKNQEIHRVRSRHSDNFGKFFKEPISSNYRRSMQGAYDKVRREIQELNEKANAQKLREQSYEIKRKNLIADIARMEKELKEGEELIFQKCRSTPYDELLERSKLAISKLQLEHGAHKSAEALYKKYIQKINEEPCCPLCHHNMSGDEACDLTTELSDEIQKLPDNISRSEKALKAEQLKYENLLQIKPSILKVKELKEILPKKKEELTEIEMLLGETVSEYETLIALIGEPTQNMDIANSMLGDMTMLDEALKESVRVKKELEQLKTKLPDSYDSSVSMDALQAEKSQVSKDLETERKELDSTQHTFEQHVDALNRLREVKNGLKDKQLKLQEGLQSLPQLKERSDELTQLLVTITTEIGQLKAKIKPLKQQLRAAIDEKERKKEAERTQLTQLNAKYNSYKSTDQDIQRLHKEAQAYAKLNLQSEISNLEDSIRATKEQLKKLETEINAKTVHLESVRTECLNQQTVERDLRDNRELKQLQDKETKLRESCETLAKKLGNFDFHSVSREKVDLTKIRDAGTVRKGELLGQLGEIHSQVERLQRELDEPQFREAVKNFRKGNFEMEVTRRRIEDLAKHRFAVEWALIQFHAEKMEKINRLIREYWRMIYRGNDIDYIQVKTDEVNTEASADRRKTYNYRVIQSKNNTEIEMRGRCSAGQRVLASLIIRMALAETFSSNCGVLALDEPTTNLDRINITSLCDALNSIVEERQTQSNFMLIIITHDENFISSLGKITSYHRVFRNDECKSVIRKVQIT, encoded by the exons ATGTCatcaattgaaaaactttcgATTCAGGGCGTGCGTAGCTTTGGATCCAATGCAGAAGATCTGCAG AGCCTTACATTTTCGTCGCCGGTCACGCTGATTCTGGGCGAGAATGGTTGTGGAAAGACCACAGTAATAGAGTGCCTAAAGAATGCTCTGACGGGAGAGTGCCCGCCTGGTAGTGACAGAGGAAAGAGCTTTGTCCACGACCCAAAGATCTTTGGGCTAAACGAATCCCTGGCGCAAATCAAGATGCAGGTTCGGGACAAATGCGGTGCCCGCGTCTCCATCTGTCGCACCATGAAAGTCTCGAGCAAGCGTGGCAAGGTCTCGTTTGAGACTATGGACTCCACAATCAACTTTCTAGCCGATGCGGGGAATACAAAACGAGACAACCAGAACTCGTTGAGCGGTCGCACCGAGAACATTGATTTGGCCATCTCTGACTTCATGGGCGTGTCGAAGGCTATCATAAACAACGTCCTATTCTGCCACCAAGAAGACTCCAGTTGGCCGCTGGACGAGGCGAAAAAATTAAAGGAGAAGTTCGATGCAATCTTTGGCATTACCGAGTACAACAAAGCCCTGGATAAGGTTATTAAGATGCGCAAGGAATCCTTGGATAAGCTGAATGTGATGA AGGCTGAGATGAAGCATGTGGCATATCTAAAGCAAGAGATGGAAGTAAAAACTTTGGGCCTGCAGAAGGCTCAGAGCAAATGTGAATCCATCAAAGCGCAGTGCAGTGCATGCGAGGAGGAGATGAAACCCATTGAGAATAGGCTGCGAGAGATCCGCGACATTGAATATGAGATTGGAAAACATCAGGCGCAGAAGGTGGAATTGGATACCAA GCATAAGAACTGCAAGGAGCAAATTTCAGCCATTTCCAGAAAAATCAAGACCCATTTTGAGGGTTCCTTGGTTGAATTGGATCTTGAGATCCGCAACTTTGATCAACGAATGTCTGAAATGAGACACAAACGCTCCGAAACGGAGGAGCAATTGTCCGAATTGAAAAAATCCCACGCCGAAGTGCATCAGACCCAGACCGCGCAGGACAAGAAATGTTGcttggccaagcagcagctccagagcGAACAGGCGTGCAAGACGCAGTTGGTGAAGAGGGTCAAGGATTTCTGCAAAGAGTTACAAATATCCATACCTGGTGATCTGGTGGCAGAGCCCGAGAAACTGGTTAACTTACTCCACGACATCGAGGTGGTGATCATGAGCAAGCTCTGTGAGATCACGGAAGTGTCAGACCACAACGATAGCGCGGATAAGGCCAGGCAGGCAAAGATCGACGAGCTGCGTATTGATTTGACCAAGTCGGAACAGGGCGTCACTGCGCAAGACAAGCAAAAGGAGGCCAGcaaaagggagaaagagaCCCTGGAAGTGAAGATTCAGCAAATCGAAACTTCaatgcagcagctgaagctgctggagaagcagATAGCCGACGCCGATGCCATCTACGAGCGCACATCGAAAGACTTCAATCAAGAAAATTTCCGGGAAATCATAGCCGACAAAAAGATCAGCATAGCGCAGAAGCAGGCCCTCTTCAAGAAACTGGATGAGCAACTGACTTTCCTGGGATCCATGGCCAAGCTGGTGGCCGAAATGAATCTTAAGGaaaaggagctggagaagaagAACCAGGAGATCCATCGTGTGCGCAGTCGTCACTCGGATAATTTTGGCAAGTTCTTCAAGGAGCCCATCTCCAGCAATTATCGCCGCTCCATGCAAGGTGCCTACGACAAGGTGCGCCGCGAGATCCAAGAACTAAACGAGAAAGCCAATGCCCAAAAGCTCAGGGAACAATCGTATGAGATAAAGCGCAAGAATCTTATTGCGGACATTGCACGCATGGAaaaggagctgaaggaggGCGAGGAGCTCATATTCCAAAAGTGTCGATCCACACCATACGATGAGCTGCTGGAGCGCAGCAAGCTGGCCATTTCCAAGCTGCAGCTTGAGCATGGTGCCCATAAGTCCGCAGAGGCGCTATACAAGAA GTATATACAAAAGATTAATGAAGAGCCATGCTGTCCCCTATGTCATCACAATATGTCGGGCGATGAG GCCTGCGATTTAACCACCGAGCTGTCCGATGAAATCCAGAAGTTGCCCGACAACATCAGTAGGTCGGAAAAGGCTCTGAAGGCCGAGCAGCTGAAGTACGAGAACTTGCTGCAAATCAAACCCAGCATTCTGAAGGTGAAGGAGCTCAAAGAGATCTTgcccaagaagaaggaagagCTGACAGAAATTGAGATGCTTCTGGGAGAGACTGTCAGTGAGTATGAGACGTTGATTGCTCTGATTGGTGAGCCCACCCAAAACATGGACATCGCAAATTCGATGCTGGGCGATATGACGATGCTTGATGAAGCTCTCAAGGAGTCTGTTCGAGTTAAGAAGGAGCTTGAACAGCTAAAG ACCAAATTACCTGATTCTTATGATTCGAGTGTGTCCATGGATGCTCTGCAAGCGGAGAAGAGTCAGGTGTCCAAGGACTTGGAGACGGAACGCAAAGAGTTGGACAGCACTCAGCATACCTTCGAGCAGCACGTTGACGCTCTCAATCGTTTGCGCGAAGTGAAAAATGG ATTAAAAGATAAGCAACTAAAGCTGCAGGAGGGGCTGCAGAGCTTGCCACAGTTAAAGGAGAGGAGCGATGAATTGACTCAACTTCTCGTCACCATAACCACAGAAATAGGCCAACTAAAGGCCAAGATTAAACCGCTCAAGCAGCAGCTAAGGGCTGCCATTGACGAGAAGGAGCGAAAGAAAGAAGCCGAACGCACACAACTGACCCAGCTAAATGCCAAATATAATTCCTACAAAAGTACAGATCAGGACATACAAAG ATTGCACAAAGAAGCTCAGGCCTATGCCAAACTGAACCTTCAGAGTGAGATCAGTAATCTTGAGGACTCCATAAGGGCTACCAAAGAACAGCTGAAGAAATTG GAGACCGAAATCAATGCGAAAACCGTGCATCTGGAAAGCGTAAGGACCGAGTGCCTCAATCAGCAGACCGTTGAGCGCGATCTGCGAGACAATCGCGAACTTAAGCAGCTGCAGGATAAGGAAACAAAGTTGAGGGAAAGCTGCGAGACACTGGCCAAAAAGTTGGGAAATTTTGACTTCCACAGCGTCAGCAGGGAGAAAGTTGATCTGACCAAGATACGGGATGCGGGCACAGTGCGCAAAGGAGAGCTGCTGGGCCAACTGGGTGAGATCCACAGTCAGGTGGAAAGGCTGCAGAGGGAGCTCGATGAGCCGCAGTTCAGGGAGGCAGTTAAGAATTTCCGAAAAGGCAATTTCGAGATGGAAGTAACGCGTCGCAGAATTGAGGACTTGGCCAAGCATCGGTTTGCCGTGGAATGGGCCCTCATACAGTTCCATGCGGAGAAGATGGAGAAGATCAACCGGCTAATCCGGGAGTACTGGCGTATGATCTATCGCGGCAACGACATCGACTATATACAGGTGAAGACGGACGAGGTCAACACTGAGGCATCTGCTGATCGCCGCAAGACCTACAACTATCGCGTGATCCAGTCCAAGAACAACACAGAGATCGAAATGCGTGGACGCTGCAGTGCCGGTCAGCGTGTGCTGGCCTCTCTCATCATCCGCATGGCTCTGGCCGAGACTTTCAGCAGTAATTGCGGTGTCTTGGCGCTGGACGAGCCAACCACGAACCTGGATCGCATTAACATCACATCGCTGTGCGATGCACTCAATAGCATTGTGGAGGAGCGCCAGACGCAGTCCAACTTCATGCTAATCATCATCACCCACGATGAGAACTTCATCTCCTCGTTGGGCAAGATCACCAGCTATCATCGTGTCTTCCGCAACGATGAGTGCAAATCGGTTATACGCAAAGTGCAGATCACTTGA
- the LOC117891728 gene encoding 28S ribosomal protein S29, mitochondrial: MKMFRKHLGNLSRVSTQLQRNVLQLSTNAEASPVEGTAAASVNEFRTAVANPGEHSALHVAKFYTIPVEQKKQIFTGGGLPKQYELQIKTFTESCLMVRSPALELLHYIKNADLTKPVVRYVLYGDNGVGKTLTMAHVLHYGAINDFLLVHVPWAPNWMKRPKEASNATQEGMLDLPFDAAAWLVHFKTQNAKLLQQLQLKTSKEYVWSKRESTPAGSTLIELVEHGIARIKYATETTVALISELKQLSTAGQCKVMVAIDGFNAFFHPETRIFSDNKQRVTPDRITLTQPFLDITSYDWTNGVCILSVDKLAMTEGYMDSYMPRYLLGTAGFEHIDPFVPVHVDNYTDKEFHSYINYYLDRHWINKTPKGFQEQLKFMSNKNPYTLMQLVKSL; encoded by the coding sequence atgaaaatgtttcgaAAACATCTTGGGAACCTGTCTCGTGTCTCCACACAACTTCAGCGCAATGTCCTGCAACTGTCCACGAATGCGGAAGCCTCTCCCGTTGAGggaacagcggcagcaagcgTAAACGAGTTCCGCACGGCCGTTGCCAATCCCGGCGAGCACTCGGCCCTGCATGTGGCCAAATTCTACACTATACCCGTGGAGCAGAAGAAACAGATCTTCACAGGCGGTGGCCTGCCAAAACAGTACGAGCTGCAGATAAAGACTTTCACCGAATCCTGCCTGATGGTGCGGTCGCcggcgctggagctgctccaCTACATTAAGAACGCGGATCTGACGAAGCCTGTGGTACGGTATGTGCTCTATGGAGACAATGGTGTGGGCAAGACATTGACCATGGCCCATGTTCTACACTACGGTGCCATAAATGATTTTCTGCTGGTGCATGTGCCCTGGGCGCCCAATTGGATGAAACGGCCCAAGGAGGCATCAAACGCCACACAGGAGGGTATGCTCGATCTGCCCTTCGATGCGGCCGCCTGGCTGGTGCATTTTAAAACGCAGAATGCCAAGttgctgcagcaactgcagctgaaGACGAGCAAGGAGTATGTTTGGAGCAAGCGCGAGAGCACACCCGCCGGCTCGACCCTTATAGAGCTGGTGGAGCATGGCATAGCGCGCATAAAGTACGCCACGGAAACAACGGTAGCTTTGATTTCAGAGCTTAAACAGCTTTCGACGGCGGGACAGTGCAAAGTAATGGTGGCCATCGATGGATTCAACGCCTTCTTCCATCCCGAAACGCGCATCTTCTCGGACAACAAACAACGGGTGACACCAGACCGCATAACGCTGACACAGCCCTTCCTCGACATCACCAGCTACGACTGGACCAATGGAGTTTGCATTCTGTCCGTTGATAAGCTCGCCATGACCGAGGGCTACATGGACTCATATATGCCACGCTATCTGCTGGGCACAGCGGGCTTTGAGCACATCGATCCCTTTGTGCCAGTTCACGTGGACAACTACACGGACAAGGAGTTCCACAGCTACATAAACTACTA